GATACTATGCTCACTAACATCCAGCCGATAGAGGGCTGCCATCAGCTTCTCGGGGTTCTTTGTTAGCAGTTCGGTAATTCGCTCGGTTAAAATCGCCTTCAGCCGATGGACATCGGCATTTGAATTCTGCATCCCTGGGTCGGGCAGATCAAGTGCTACGGCAACCATGTGGTATGCTTCCGGGAGGTTATCAGATAACATCGGTACGTCCCTGCGAGCGAAGTTCCCTGACAACATCTCGTACCTGTTGTGCCTTATCACCTGCGCATACAAGGGTGGCATCGGGTGTTACCACCACGATAACATTCTGCACCCCTACAGTGGCAAGCACGTGACTACTGTCAGCCGCATTGATCAGAACGCAGTTTGTGCTCTCCACGTCGATTACGGTTCCCTGATGCACTGTACCGTTATCATTGGTGTTGCGTAATCTGTACAGCGAGTCCCAACTCCCAACATCGTCCCACACAAACCCTACCGGAACAACTGCAACGCTGTCAGCTTTTTCCATCAGTCCATAATCAATACTTACATTCGGCAGTGCAGTAAACAGGGCAGCCAGCCCACCTAATTCATCGCCCGCCGGTGTAGGCCCGGATGAAGACCGGAGCAAGCTCGCTAACGGCCTGATAGCATTACCAACATCCGGCAAGTGCTTCTGCATCTGTTCAATAAACACGTCAACCCGCCAGAAAAACATCCCGCTGTTCCACAGGTGATTACCTCCCCGCATGTACTCAAGGGCTTTGGGGGCATCCGGTTTTTCCCTAAATGCTTTTACCTGCTTTACAGGACTATCTGCTGATGTATGATCCTCAACCTCGATATACCCATATCCTGTTTCGGGACGGCTTGGTTGTACACCAAGCGTTACTAGGCTGTTGCAGCTACAGGCATGGTTTAGTGCGGTTTCTACATTCCGGCGGAACTCCGCCTCGTCACCGATAAAATGGTCGGCTGTGAGTACTGCCATCAGCGGATGCGCCTGTGCCTGAGTATGGCGCGCTTCAATGATGGCAGCCGCCAGCGCCAAACACGGAGCGGTGTTCCGCTTTGCAGGTTCGGCAACCACGTTATCAGCAGGAAACCATGGCAATTCATCCAGAATTGCATCGCGCAATGCTCCGCCCGTGATAATCAAAATCCGATCCAAAGGAATAACGGGCTCGATCCGCCGGATTGCTTCTTCAAGCATGGTTTGGCCGTCTGCTCCCAGCGGCAACAACTGCTTAGGCCGGTTGGCGCGGCTCAGTGGCCAGAAGCGCTCGCCTGAGCCCCCTGCCATTATCACGCCATATGCAGTACACATATCCGGGTCAACGTGGTTCATTCTGCGTTATCACTACGAACAGTTTGTAACTTTTGCAATAATTCCAAAATTTGTACTGCATTCGTTGCGGCGCCCTTTCTAAGATTGTCGGCCACAACCCACATCTGCAGGCCATGAGGTACCGATGTATCGCGCCGGATTCTGCCGATATGCACTGCATCTGTATTCTGTGCCGAGAGTGGGGTTGGGTAAACATCGGCCACCAGGTTGTCCACAACATTGATCCCCGGTGCCGAAGCCAGGAGCGCCCTGATTTCTTCAACCGGCGGAAGCTCGCTGTTAAACTCAATGCTTACGCTTTCGGCATGGCCACCGGTTACCGGTATTCGCACACAGGTTACTGCCATTGGCAATTCCGGAAGATGCAGAATTCGCCGGGTTTCGCGGACAATCTTGGCTTCCTCTTCGGTGACAGGTGCATCAGCCGGCGACGCTGGATCTGCAGTGTGGAATACGGTATTGTAAGCAAGGTTATGAGTGCTGATCCGGTTGGTGGCGGTTCCACCTCCAATTTCGGTTTCGAGCTGGCGGACTCCCTTCTGTCCGGCGCCGCTCACACTTTGATACGTGCTTACAACAACGCGCTTGATGTTAAATAACCGGTGCAGCGGATGCAGAGCCACCACCAGCTGAATTGTGGAGCAATTCGGATTGGCAATTATGGAGTGATGCTGTTCTACGTCGAGCGGATTAACTTCGGGAACAACAAGGGGTACATTACCGTGCATACGCCAGGCACTACTGTTGTCAATAACGATACAACCCGCCGCAGCAGCTATGGGTGCATACGTTTTACTGATGCTTCCACCGGCACTGAACAGTGCTACGTCAACACCCTGAAACGAATCAGACTGAAGCGATTCTACCGTGTACGGAATTCCGCCTACGGCTATTACTTCTCCTTCCGAGCGAGAGGATGCCAGTAGGCGCAGCGACGAGAATTCCACATTGCGCTCGTGCAGTACGGCGCACATCGTTCGGCCAACCAGTCCGGTAGCTCCCACAATTGCGATAACCATGTGCGAAGTTACACCAGAACGCATGTTGCAGCTGACGTCCCGGCTTCAAATCTTATCCGGCAATGCAGGTAAGAGCTGCA
This is a stretch of genomic DNA from Ignavibacteria bacterium. It encodes these proteins:
- a CDS encoding aspartate-semialdehyde dehydrogenase, with the translated sequence MVIAIVGATGLVGRTMCAVLHERNVEFSSLRLLASSRSEGEVIAVGGIPYTVESLQSDSFQGVDVALFSAGGSISKTYAPIAAAAGCIVIDNSSAWRMHGNVPLVVPEVNPLDVEQHHSIIANPNCSTIQLVVALHPLHRLFNIKRVVVSTYQSVSGAGQKGVRQLETEIGGGTATNRISTHNLAYNTVFHTADPASPADAPVTEEEAKIVRETRRILHLPELPMAVTCVRIPVTGGHAESVSIEFNSELPPVEEIRALLASAPGINVVDNLVADVYPTPLSAQNTDAVHIGRIRRDTSVPHGLQMWVVADNLRKGAATNAVQILELLQKLQTVRSDNAE
- a CDS encoding mannose-1-phosphate guanylyltransferase — protein: MNHVDPDMCTAYGVIMAGGSGERFWPLSRANRPKQLLPLGADGQTMLEEAIRRIEPVIPLDRILIITGGALRDAILDELPWFPADNVVAEPAKRNTAPCLALAAAIIEARHTQAQAHPLMAVLTADHFIGDEAEFRRNVETALNHACSCNSLVTLGVQPSRPETGYGYIEVEDHTSADSPVKQVKAFREKPDAPKALEYMRGGNHLWNSGMFFWRVDVFIEQMQKHLPDVGNAIRPLASLLRSSSGPTPAGDELGGLAALFTALPNVSIDYGLMEKADSVAVVPVGFVWDDVGSWDSLYRLRNTNDNGTVHQGTVIDVESTNCVLINAADSSHVLATVGVQNVIVVVTPDATLVCAGDKAQQVRDVVRELRSQGRTDVI